The following is a genomic window from Thiovulum sp. ES.
GCAACATTTTTTCTATATTTTGCTTACAACGATAAAACATTTCTATTTATCTCCCTTTTCTCAATCTCAACACTCGTTTTTCATCTATCTTTTCAAGGTTTGATTTATATATTCGATTTCGGAATATCTTCAAAACAGTTGTCTATCATGATTTGGGCTTCCGCAATTCTTTGTAATCTTTTTCCTCTGTTGTATTCCTACTCCTTTTTTAACATTGGAAAAAAATATAAGCGAATCGCTTTATTACTAAAAATCTCCATAATATATTTTATTTCTATAATTCCAGTAACCATTTATGCAATCTATTATGAATTACCAATAATCTATTACTTGTCAAAATACTCTATTTTTATCTCTTTTTTAATAATGAATTTTCTATTCTTCACTGCAATTTTTATGTTTCTAAAAAAAGAGATTGGTTCAATATATTTTTTAATTGGTCAAGGTCTCGTTTCAATCTCTTTCTTCTTCTATAATTTAGCTCTTTTTCAACTTTTCCCCTACACTGAAAACTTGCAATTCTTAATGCCTATTGTTGGAATTATTTTTATTTTCACAACACTATATTCTCAATATGTCAAATTAAAATATGAGTTTAAAACAATAAGAGAGAAAAAAGATTTTCTTCTTCAACAGTCAAGATTTAGTGCCATGGGTCAAGCAATCGGTTCAATTTCTCATCAATGGAAAGAGCCTTTAAATACTCTTTCAATATCAATCTCTCTTTTAGAAGTCAGTTTTTTATACAAAAGAAAAGACTTTAAAAACTATTTTCAAGATGAAATTCCTATTTTAAAAAATAGCCTAGATTTAATGAATAAAACAATTGATGAATTTTCAACATATTACAGAGGCAAAGATGCACCAAAAAATTTTTCAACAACCGCAACAATAAATAATATAAAAAGTATTTTAAAGACAAAAATCACAACAACAAATACAGAAATTTTTGTTGAAAATAGAGTTGAATATATAGTTAGTTATGAGCATATTTTTTCAAATATTGTTCTTGTTCTCATCTCTAATTCTCTTGATGAATTTATAAATTTTAAGCTTGACAATATAGAGAATGAGAATTTTATCTCCATAAAAATTGAAAAAATTGAGAACAATTTTGTTTTTCACTATAAAGATAGCGCAGGAGGCATAAAATTGAATCCAGTTGAGAGAGTTTTTGAATATTTTGCAACGACCAAAAACACTGAAGGAATGGGTCTTCCAATCGCTAAAATGCTTATTGAAGATAGATTGAATGGAAAAATTAAAGTCTCAAATACAGATATTGGAGTCTATTTTTACATAAAATTTCCATTAAATTAAAAAGTAGTTGCCCAGCGAACAAATGGAATTGCTTCAACTGAAATTTTTTCAAAAACAGTCTCTTCTTCATAATCCATTGTAATTATGATAACTTTTTTGAGATTTATACTTTGGAAAGATGATAAATTTTTTTCCAAATGTTTATCGATTGTATCTTCATCAAGAAATGGTAAAAATAGATAACCGACCTCATCGTTAAAAAAATCAATATTCCGAAAAAACCGACCAACTTTTCCCCGTTTTCCAAATTCTGAAATTACAAGATTTTCAAAAAGACGACTGAAATTTTTTCTTTCCCGAATTGTTTGAAGAAGAGCAGAATCGAGAAGATAAAATTTATTACTATTGTATTTCTCGAATTCATCAATTACAAAAATATATCCAATCTCTAAAAGTTCTGAAAAATCACGATAAAAACGGTCTTTGGAAATTCTCCGTCTCTCTTTTAAAGAAGCATAAATATTTAATTTACTACGAGAAACACCAATATTATTTGCAATATCAGTCAAAATGTCAATTTGAAATTCAGAAAGTGCAAAATGGAGAATTCTGTCGTTTTGTCGAAAAATAAAATCAGTTGAACGAGCAAAAATTGGGAAACTTCCTGTTTCAGAAAAGTGCAAAAATGAGCTCTCAATACTCTCATAACTATTTCTGAATGATAAAAACTCTTCAAATGTTGGCGGAAAAAGTCTAAAACTTTGGAAATTCTCTAACTCTCTTTTTTTCCAAGAGATTACAATTTTTCTACCTTTTTTTGGCAAAACCAATTTTGAAATATCCAAATTATAAATTTCAAAAACAAAAATTGAGATTTCTCTATTTCGGCGAACATATTGCATGATTTTTGGAAAATCGACCTCATTTCTTAAATCAAAATAGAGGAAATCTTTTCCCTCAAGACTTTGTAAAACAAGAGTCGTTTTCCCACTTTGGGAGACTCCATGAATCTGAATGTCTCCCTTTTTTGGAAGTTGGAGTTGTCTTGGAGCTGTTTTAAAAAGCTCAAGTTCTCCTGCGGTAATAACTTCCATTTTTTTGTTTTATTCCCACTCGATTGTTGCAGGTGGTTTTGAACTTATGTCATAAACAACTCGATTAATTCCCTCGACTTCATTAATAATCCGTCGGCTGATTCTTTCAAGTAAATCGTGTGGTAAATGTGCAAAAGTTGCCGTCATTCCATCAGTCGATTCAATCGCACGAATTGCAACAGTGTTTTCATAAGTTCGATTATCGCCTTGAACACCGACACTGCTAACATTTAAAAGAACTGCGAATGATTGCCAAAGTGAATTGTAGAAACCAGCAGATTTGACCTCATCGAGAAGAATTGTGTCAGCTTTTCGGACTAAATCTAAACTAGGTTCATTGACTTCACCAAGAATTCGGATTGCAAGACCTGGACCTGGAAACGGTTGTCGATAAACAAGATTTTTTGGCAAACCAAGTTCCACACCAAGAAGTCGAACCTCATCTTTAAAAAGTTCTCGGAGAGGCTCAACAAGTTTTAAATTCATTTTTTCAGGAAGTCCGCCAACATTGTGGTGAGACTTGATAGTTTTGCTTGGACCTTTCACAGAAACAGATTCAATAACATCTGGGTAAAGAGTTCCTTGAGCTAAAAATTCAACACCTTCATGTTTTTTAGACTCTTCATCAAAAATCTCAATAAAAGTGTGTCCGATAATCTTTCGTTTTTGCTCAGGGTCTGTTACTCCCTCTAAAGCTTTTAAAAATCGTTCTCGACCATCGACAACAACAAGTGGAACTTTTAAAACTTCTTTAAAAGAGTATTCTACGGCTTCTCTTTCACCAGCTCGAAGTAATCCATTATCTACAAAAACAGGAATAAGTTGTTCGCCAATTGCTTCCCAAAGTAGGGCAGTCGTTACAGAAGAATCGACTCCGCCAGAAAGTGCAGAAATCACTTTACCTTTTCCGACCTGTTTTCGGATTTTTTCAATTTGCTCTTTGCTGAAATGTCCCATATTCCATTTTTCAGTAATTCCGCAAACTTTCTTTGCAAAATTTCGTAAAATTAAATATCCATCAACAGAGTGTTTTACTTCAGGGTGAAATTGGAGAGCATA
Proteins encoded in this region:
- a CDS encoding 7TM-containing protein possibly involved in signal transduction,histidine kinase (PFAM: 7TM diverse intracellular signalling; Histidine kinase-, DNA gyrase B-, and HSP90-like ATPase; 7TMR-DISM extracellular 2): MEVISSKNLKILIILITLFQTTIFPESLIINDNFKEGSSENYLQYVKDRNFELDDVLKMKLATQKESFLGFQNGVFWTKFSIKNISKESKKFIIYNFLSETDLIEIWIFRNGVFYKKEKTGLSVPRNKTTNFYRLSFVEFTISPNEEIAFISKIKNTFIYNLNWEIIDSSKFRIEESYKKIILGFISGLVILFAFATFFLYFAYNDKTFLFISLFSISTLVFHLSFQGLIYIFDFGISSKQLSIMIWASAILCNLFPLLYSYSFFNIGKKYKRIALLLKISIIYFISIIPVTIYAIYYELPIIYYLSKYSIFISFLIMNFLFFTAIFMFLKKEIGSIYFLIGQGLVSISFFFYNLALFQLFPYTENLQFLMPIVGIIFIFTTLYSQYVKLKYEFKTIREKKDFLLQQSRFSAMGQAIGSISHQWKEPLNTLSISISLLEVSFLYKRKDFKNYFQDEIPILKNSLDLMNKTIDEFSTYYRGKDAPKNFSTTATINNIKSILKTKITTTNTEIFVENRVEYIVSYEHIFSNIVLVLISNSLDEFINFKLDNIENENFISIKIEKIENNFVFHYKDSAGGIKLNPVERVFEYFATTKNTEGMGLPIAKMLIEDRLNGKIKVSNTDIGVYFYIKFPLN
- a CDS encoding putative ATPase (AAA+ superfamily) translates to MEVITAGELELFKTAPRQLQLPKKGDIQIHGVSQSGKTTLVLQSLEGKDFLYFDLRNEVDFPKIMQYVRRNREISIFVFEIYNLDISKLVLPKKGRKIVISWKKRELENFQSFRLFPPTFEEFLSFRNSYESIESSFLHFSETGSFPIFARSTDFIFRQNDRILHFALSEFQIDILTDIANNIGVSRSKLNIYASLKERRRISKDRFYRDFSELLEIGYIFVIDEFEKYNSNKFYLLDSALLQTIRERKNFSRLFENLVISEFGKRGKVGRFFRNIDFFNDEVGYLFLPFLDEDTIDKHLEKNLSSFQSINLKKVIIITMDYEEETVFEKISVEAIPFVRWATTF
- a CDS encoding GMP synthase (glutamine-hydrolyzing) (PFAM: Glutamine amidotransferase class-I; GMP synthase C terminal domain~TIGRFAM: GMP synthase (glutamine-hydrolyzing), C-terminal domain or B subunit; GMP synthase (glutamine-hydrolyzing), N-terminal domain or A subunit); translated protein: MEKADIVVLDFGSQYTQLIARRLREEEVYCEIVPYFEEIEKIKARNPKGIILSGGPASVYSENSYSIDKAIYDLNLPILGICYGMQRLTVDFGGEVQRAIKHEYGKSELYFHTTSSPLFEGCDVGNVAWMSHGDRVERLPDGFQPLAYTDNSPYAGIGNEEKKIYALQFHPEVKHSVDGYLILRNFAKKVCGITEKWNMGHFSKEQIEKIRKQVGKGKVISALSGGVDSSVTTALLWEAIGEQLIPVFVDNGLLRAGEREAVEYSFKEVLKVPLVVVDGRERFLKALEGVTDPEQKRKIIGHTFIEIFDEESKKHEGVEFLAQGTLYPDVIESVSVKGPSKTIKSHHNVGGLPEKMNLKLVEPLRELFKDEVRLLGVELGLPKNLVYRQPFPGPGLAIRILGEVNEPSLDLVRKADTILLDEVKSAGFYNSLWQSFAVLLNVSSVGVQGDNRTYENTVAIRAIESTDGMTATFAHLPHDLLERISRRIINEVEGINRVVYDISSKPPATIEWE